Proteins from a single region of Mytilus trossulus isolate FHL-02 chromosome 2, PNRI_Mtr1.1.1.hap1, whole genome shotgun sequence:
- the LOC134705993 gene encoding uncharacterized protein LOC134705993: protein MADNKLCAGCHHQNEDIKAESWCSACSELVCQSCASAEERMFSPHKVVPMKEIQQLSFSLLELFKNCKNYPDQTIALFCCQHDKVICGLCVPVLHQNCKPIISIENAARCVKYGTAISDVERRMDNLSKVKDNILGRTEITFEDLKKSRNSIKKRVSDIQQKVIDHLHKIEADIHKDIDKNPECITLYDNSHAVSSLCDDGIQIIDLTTLKLNRIVKVDGICRGITSVKDKIIVKNHSNISTIVDINGKVLNTIQTTFDPDDICANEDGDVYCTDYNSHKVFVVTSNGKEREIYSGPDLRDCRGMAVDDRGDVYVAGGKSNNIHRISYDGKKT, encoded by the exons ATGGCCGACAATAAATTATGTGCTGGTTGTCACCATCAAAACGAAGACATAAAAGCCGAGTCGTGGTGCAGTGCTTGCAGTGAACTAGTTTGTCAGTCATGCGCCAGCGCTGAAGAAAGAATGTTCTCGCCTCACAAGGTAGTACCAATGAAAGAAATACAACAACTCAGTTTTTCGCTTCTTGAATTGTTCAAGAACTGCAAGAATTATCCCGACCAAACAATTGCATTGTTCTGTTGTCAACATGACAAAGTGATCTGCGGTTTATGTGTACCTGTATTACATCAGAATTGTAAGCCTATCATTTCAATTGAAAACGCTGCTAGATGCGTGAAATATGGCACAGCTATTTCTGACGTAGAGAGAAGAATGGACAATCTTAGTAAAGTAAAAGACAACATTCTGGGTAGAACTGAGATAACATTTGAGGATTTGAAGAAAAGTCGAAACAGTATCAAGAAAAGAGTGTCGGATATCCAGCAGAAAGTTATTGATCATTTACATAAGATAGAAGCAGATATACATAAAGACATtgataaaaa TCCGGAATGTATTACCTTGTATGACAACAGCCATGCTGTATCATCTCTATGTGATGACGGTATCCAGATCATCGACCTGACAACATTAAAGCTGAATAGGATAGTAAAAGTTGACGGGATTTGTAGAGGAATCACCAGTGTAAAGGATAAGATCATCGTAAAGAATCATTCCAATATTTCAACCATAGTGGATATCAATGGTAAAGTTCTGAACACAATACAAACAACATTTGATCCTGATGATATATGTGCTAACGAAGATGGTGACGTCTATTGTACAGACTATAATAGTCATAAAGTATTTGTCGTTACATCGAATGGAAAAGAACGTGAGATATACAGTGGTCCTGATCTGAGAGATTGTCGTGGTATGGCTGTAGATGACCGTGGTGATGTGTATGTAGCAGGGGGAAAATCAAACAACATACATAGAATATCTTATGACGggaaaaaaacatga
- the LOC134707949 gene encoding uncharacterized protein LOC134707949 yields the protein MANSEIFDGCKCGNEDIKAEYWCSDCSERVCKTCARVHERMFPPHKVIPMKEIQQVSSSLLKVSRNCENHPDRKLALFCCQHDQVICDSCVPVSHQNCKPIITIKNAARGVKDGTAISDVERRMDNLSKVIDTMLGKTEIALDDLKKSRNNIKKRVSDIKQKVIAHLHKIEADIHKEIDNKYKYCNDTVSRNKNSVTSSSDSLSSWKRDLKSLKQHSSEIHLFQAVKFLDVKTHQKELEIRKIQAATVPILTYHPSEYESNMKKLIPDLGTIRVDTVSVPMPVLDIDQQGQFLVREKRKLSLTHYFNTSALSAAEVRITRCCFIPGERLLLCHKSKRKLYVCKLDGSKSKVINLDYDAKRLNLYDNNHALVSLGNRGIQLIDVKKIKPRGIIEVGGNCIGITSVKEKIWVNNQDNTLVNIDINGKVLNTIPIQTTFDPYNICSNKDGDVIYCTDFSGDEVYVVTSDGKEREIYSGPDLRGARGVAVDDRGDVYIAGFISSNIHRLSNGGHDIVLTVDDGINQPTDLSYNCETNELLVINYDGKVVSIYKIQ from the coding sequence ATGGCGAACAGTGAAATATTTGATGGTTGTAAGTGTGGTAACGAAGATATAAAAGCCGAATACTGGTGCAGTGACTGCAGTGAACGTGTATGTAAGACATGCGCCAGAGTTCATGAAAGGATGTTCCCTCCTCACAAAGTAATACCAATGAAAGAGATACAACAAGTCAGTTCTTCACTACTTAAAGTTTCCAGGAACTGTGAGAATCATCCTGATCGAAAGCTTGCACTGTTCTGTTGTCAACATGACCAAGTGATCTGCGATTCATGTGTACCTGTATCACATCAGAATTGTAAGCCTATCATTACAATTAAAAACGCTGCTAGAGGCGTTAAAGATGGCACAGCTATTTCTGACGTAGAGAGAAGAATGGACAATCTTAGCAAAGTTATAGACACCATGCTAGGTAAAACTGAGATTGCACTTGACGATTTGAAGAAAAGTCGAAACAATATCAAAAAAAGAGTGTCGGATATCAAGCAGAAAGTTATTGCTCATTTACATAAGATAGAAGCAGATATACATAAAGAAATTGATAACAAGTATAAATACTGTAATGACACGGTATCCAGAAATAAAAATAGCGTTACATCTAGCTCTGACTCGCTGTCTTCATGGAAAAGAGATCTTAAATCACTAAAGCAACACTCATCTGAAATCCATTTATTTCAGGCAGTAAAGTTTCTAGATGTGAAAACCCATCAAAAAGAATTGGAAATCAGAAAAATTCAAGCAGCGACTGTCCCTATACTAACATATCATCCTTCAGAGTATGAGTCGAACATGAAGAAATTAATCCCAGACTTGGGTACAATAAGAGTAGACACTGTCTCAGTACCAATGCCTGTACTAGATATCGACCAACAAGGTCAATTTCTTGttagagaaaaaagaaaattgtccTTGACACATTACTTCAATACATCGGCATTAAGTGCTGCTGAAGTAAGAATTactaggtgttgttttattccTGGAGAACGGTTACTCCTTTGtcataaatcaaaaagaaaactGTATGTTTGTAAACTTGATGGATCCAAatccaaagtaataaatttagaTTATGATGCAAAACGTCTTAACTTGTATGACAACAACCATGCTTTAGTATCTTTAGGTAATAGAGGTATCCAACTTAttgatgtgaaaaaaataaagccCCGTGGGATTATAGAAGTGGGTGGAAATTGTATTGGTATCACTAGTGTGAAGGAGAAGATCTGGGTGAACAACCAAGACAACACTCTTGTCAATATAGATATCAATGGTAAAGTTCTCAATACAATACCAATTCAAACAACATTTGATCCTTATAATATATGTAGTAACAAAGATGGTGATGTCATCTACTGTACAGACTTCTCTGGTGATGAAGTCTACGTCGTTACATCGGATGGAAAAGAACGTGAGATATACAGTGGTCCTGATCTGAGAGGTGCTCGTGGTGTGGCTGTAGATGACCGTGGGGATGTGTATATAGCAGGATTTATATCAAGCAACATACATAGATTATCTAACGGCGGACATGATATCGTCCTGACAGTAGACGACGGTATCAATCAACCTACAGATTTATCTTACAATTGTGAAACGAACGAACTGTTAGTTATAAACTACGATGGTAAAGTTGtcagtatttataaaatacaatga